A single window of Sporosarcina sp. Marseille-Q4943 DNA harbors:
- a CDS encoding multidrug efflux SMR transporter — MNKSWLYVALTSFFELVWIFGFNVAAVWWHWIPIVFFIFVDFHFLAKACENLPTGTVYAVFAAVGTVGTALMDVFLFGETLGVGKIFFILILVVGVIGLKIADGADEKKGFVK, encoded by the coding sequence ATGAACAAATCATGGTTATACGTCGCGCTGACAAGTTTTTTCGAATTGGTATGGATATTCGGTTTTAATGTCGCCGCTGTATGGTGGCATTGGATTCCAATCGTCTTTTTCATCTTTGTCGATTTTCACTTCTTGGCGAAAGCGTGTGAAAACCTTCCTACGGGCACAGTGTATGCCGTCTTTGCAGCTGTTGGAACAGTAGGGACGGCATTGATGGATGTTTTCCTATTCGGAGAAACTTTAGGAGTTGGTAAAATATTCTTCATCCTAATTTTAGTTGTGGGTGTAATCGGCTTGAAGATTGCTGACGGTGCGGACGAAAAGAAAGGATTTGTTAAGTGA